The Pseudomonas baetica genome includes a region encoding these proteins:
- a CDS encoding LysR family transcriptional regulator: protein MDLANLNAFIAIAETGSFSGAGERLHLTQPAISKRIAGLEQQLKVRLFDRLGREVGLTEAGRALLPRAYQILNVLDDTRRALTNLTGEVSGRLTLATSHHIGLHRLPPLLREFTRRYPQVALDIQFLDSEVAYEEILHGRAELAVITLAPEPHTLVKATPVWDDPLDFVVAPEHSLISNGAVSLADIAGHPAVFPGGNTFTHHIVQRLFEAQGLTPNIAMSTNYLETIKMMVSIGLAWSVLPRTMLDEQVASIALPGIQLTRQLGYIVHTERTLSNAARAFMALLDAQIDLPGIQG, encoded by the coding sequence ATGGATCTGGCCAACCTCAATGCTTTTATCGCGATTGCCGAGACAGGTAGCTTCTCCGGCGCCGGCGAGCGCCTGCACCTGACACAACCGGCGATCAGCAAACGCATCGCCGGGCTGGAGCAGCAACTGAAGGTGCGCCTGTTCGATCGGCTCGGTCGCGAAGTCGGTCTGACCGAGGCCGGCCGCGCCCTGCTGCCGCGGGCTTATCAGATTCTCAACGTGCTGGACGACACCCGCCGCGCACTGACCAACCTCACTGGCGAAGTCAGCGGCCGCCTGACGCTGGCCACCAGTCACCACATCGGTCTGCACCGTTTGCCACCTCTATTACGGGAGTTCACCCGCCGCTACCCACAGGTCGCGCTGGATATTCAGTTCCTTGATTCGGAAGTCGCCTACGAGGAAATTCTCCATGGCCGCGCCGAACTGGCGGTCATCACCCTCGCCCCGGAGCCGCACACGCTGGTCAAAGCCACGCCGGTCTGGGACGACCCGCTGGATTTCGTGGTCGCTCCCGAGCATTCACTGATCAGCAATGGCGCCGTCAGCCTGGCGGATATTGCCGGTCATCCCGCGGTTTTCCCCGGCGGTAACACCTTTACCCACCATATTGTCCAACGTTTATTCGAGGCCCAAGGGCTGACGCCGAACATTGCCATGAGCACCAACTATCTGGAAACCATCAAGATGATGGTCTCGATCGGCCTGGCGTGGAGCGTTTTGCCGCGCACCATGCTTGATGAACAAGTCGCGAGCATCGCATTGCCGGGCATACAGCTCACTCGCCAGCTAGGCTATATCGTGCACACCGAACGGACGCTGTCGAATGCGGCAAGGGCGTTTATGGCCTTGCTGGATGCACAAATCGATCTGCCAGGGATTCAGGGCTAA
- the leuC gene encoding 3-isopropylmalate dehydratase large subunit codes for MAGKTLYDKLWDSHLVKQRDDGSALIYIDRHIIHEVTSPQAFEGLRLAGRKPWRIDANIATPDHNVPTTPERKGGIEAIADQVSRLQVQTLDDNCDEYGIVEFKMNDVRQGIVHVISPEQGATLPGMTVVCGDSHTSTHGAFGALAHGIGTSEVEHVLATQCLVAKKMKNMLVRVEGQLPFGVTAKDIVLAVIGKIGTAGGNGHAIEFAGSAIRDLSVEGRMTICNMSIEAGARVGLVAADQKTVDYVKGRPFAPKGAEWDMAVEAWKDLVSDADAKFDTVVELDAAQIKPQVSWGTSPEMVLAVDQNVPDPAKEMDLVKRDSIVRALKYMGLTANQAITDIQLDRVFIGSCTNSRIEDLRAAAVIAKGRKVASTIKQAIVVPGSGLVKAQAEAEGLDKIFLEAGFEWREPGCSMCLAMNPDRLESGEHCASTSNRNFEGRQGTGGRTHLVSPAMAAAAAVNGRFIDVRELI; via the coding sequence ATGGCCGGCAAAACGCTCTACGACAAGCTCTGGGATTCGCATTTGGTCAAACAGCGCGACGATGGCTCGGCGCTGATTTACATCGATCGTCACATCATTCACGAAGTGACCTCGCCGCAAGCCTTCGAAGGCCTGCGTCTGGCCGGGCGCAAGCCGTGGCGCATCGATGCCAATATCGCGACCCCGGACCACAACGTACCGACGACGCCAGAGCGCAAGGGCGGCATCGAAGCCATTGCCGATCAGGTCTCGCGTTTGCAGGTTCAGACCCTCGATGACAACTGCGATGAATACGGCATCGTCGAGTTCAAGATGAACGACGTTCGCCAAGGCATCGTCCACGTGATCAGCCCGGAGCAGGGCGCGACCTTACCGGGCATGACCGTGGTCTGCGGCGACTCGCACACCTCGACCCACGGCGCATTCGGCGCGTTGGCGCACGGTATCGGCACCTCCGAGGTCGAGCATGTGCTCGCCACCCAGTGCCTGGTCGCCAAAAAAATGAAAAACATGCTGGTGCGTGTCGAAGGGCAATTGCCGTTCGGTGTGACCGCCAAGGACATCGTCCTCGCCGTGATCGGCAAAATCGGCACCGCCGGCGGTAACGGCCACGCCATCGAATTCGCCGGCAGCGCGATCCGCGACTTGTCCGTCGAAGGCCGCATGACCATCTGCAACATGTCCATCGAAGCCGGCGCCCGCGTGGGCCTGGTGGCGGCGGATCAAAAGACTGTCGATTACGTGAAGGGCCGTCCATTCGCCCCGAAAGGCGCGGAATGGGACATGGCGGTCGAAGCCTGGAAAGATCTGGTGTCCGACGCCGACGCCAAATTCGACACCGTGGTTGAACTCGACGCTGCGCAGATCAAGCCGCAAGTCAGTTGGGGCACTTCCCCGGAAATGGTTTTGGCCGTTGATCAGAACGTGCCGGATCCAGCCAAAGAGATGGATCTGGTCAAGCGCGACTCGATCGTCCGCGCCTTGAAATACATGGGTTTGACCGCCAATCAGGCGATCACTGACATTCAACTCGATCGCGTGTTCATCGGTTCCTGCACCAACTCGCGGATCGAAGATTTGCGCGCGGCGGCAGTCATCGCAAAGGGCCGTAAAGTCGCTTCGACCATCAAGCAAGCGATCGTGGTGCCAGGTTCAGGTCTGGTGAAAGCGCAGGCGGAAGCCGAGGGTCTGGACAAGATTTTCCTCGAAGCCGGTTTTGAGTGGCGTGAGCCGGGTTGCTCGATGTGTCTGGCGATGAACCCGGACCGTTTGGAGTCTGGCGAGCATTGCGCCTCGACCTCCAACCGTAACTTCGAAGGCCGTCAGGGCACCGGTGGCCGTACCCACCTCGTGAGCCCGGCGATGGCGGCGGCGGCAGCGGTGAACGGTCGTTTCATCGACGTTCGTGAATTGATCTAA
- the leuD gene encoding 3-isopropylmalate dehydratase small subunit: MKAFTQHTGLVAPLDRANVDTDQIIPKQFLKSIKRTGFGPNLFDEWRYLDVGQPYQDNSKRPLNKDFVLNAERYQGASVLLARENFGCGSSREHAPWALEEYGFRSIIAPSYADIFFNNSFKNGLLPIILSDAEVDELFKQVEAEPGYQLQVDLQAQTVTRPDGKVYSFEIDAFRKHCLLNGLDDIGLTLQDGDAIATFEAKHRVSQPWLFRDA; this comes from the coding sequence ATGAAAGCTTTTACCCAGCACACCGGTCTTGTCGCGCCCTTGGATCGTGCCAACGTCGACACCGATCAGATCATTCCCAAGCAGTTTTTGAAGTCGATCAAGCGCACCGGTTTCGGCCCGAACCTGTTTGACGAATGGCGTTACCTGGATGTGGGGCAACCGTATCAGGACAACTCCAAGCGCCCGCTGAACAAGGACTTCGTCCTTAACGCCGAGCGTTATCAAGGCGCCAGCGTATTGCTGGCCCGCGAAAACTTCGGTTGCGGCTCCAGCCGTGAACACGCGCCGTGGGCGCTGGAAGAATACGGTTTTCGCAGCATCATCGCGCCGAGCTATGCCGACATCTTCTTCAACAACAGCTTCAAGAACGGCTTGCTGCCGATCATCTTGAGCGACGCTGAAGTCGATGAACTGTTCAAGCAGGTCGAGGCCGAGCCGGGCTATCAATTGCAGGTCGATCTGCAAGCGCAGACCGTGACGCGTCCGGATGGCAAGGTGTACAGCTTTGAAATTGACGCGTTCCGTAAGCACTGCCTGTTGAACGGTCTGGACGATATCGGCCTGACCTTGCAGGACGGCGATGCGATTGCGACGTTTGAGGCCAAACATCGCGTGAGTCAGCCGTGGTTGTTTCGCGACGCGTGA
- a CDS encoding class I SAM-dependent methyltransferase yields the protein MTSTAQHTQVVQKQFGEQAAAYLSSAVHAQGTEFALLQAELTGQGSARLLDLGCGAGHVSFHVAPLVKEVVAYDLSQQMLDVVAAAAVDRGLSNIATVNGAAERLPFADGEFDFVFSRYSAHHWSDLGVALREVRRVLKPGGVAAFVDVLSPGSPLFDTYLQSVEVLRDTSHVRDYSAGEWLRQVSEAGLHTRSTTRQRLRLEYSSWVERMRTPEVMRAAIRQLQQSMGNEVREYFEIDADGSFSTDVIVLMAQR from the coding sequence ATGACCAGCACCGCCCAGCACACTCAGGTCGTACAGAAGCAATTCGGTGAACAGGCCGCCGCCTACCTGAGCAGCGCCGTTCACGCTCAAGGCACTGAATTCGCCCTGCTACAAGCTGAGCTGACAGGACAGGGCAGCGCTCGGCTGCTGGACCTGGGTTGTGGCGCCGGTCACGTGAGCTTTCACGTCGCACCGCTGGTAAAAGAAGTGGTGGCCTACGACCTTTCGCAGCAAATGCTCGATGTGGTCGCGGCGGCTGCCGTAGATCGCGGGTTGAGCAACATTGCTACAGTCAACGGCGCCGCCGAGCGCCTGCCGTTTGCCGATGGCGAGTTCGACTTCGTGTTCAGCCGTTATTCGGCGCACCACTGGAGCGATCTCGGTGTGGCCCTGCGCGAAGTTCGCCGGGTGCTGAAGCCGGGCGGCGTGGCGGCGTTTGTTGACGTGTTGTCACCGGGCAGTCCGTTGTTCGACACTTACCTGCAAAGCGTCGAAGTGCTGCGCGACACCAGCCATGTGCGCGATTATTCCGCTGGCGAGTGGTTGCGTCAGGTCAGCGAGGCCGGTTTGCATACGCGTAGCACCACGCGTCAGCGTCTGCGGCTTGAGTACAGCAGTTGGGTCGAACGCATGCGTACACCTGAAGTGATGCGCGCGGCGATCCGCCAGTTGCAGCAGTCGATGGGCAACGAAGTGCGCGAATATTTTGAGATTGATGCCGATGGCTCGTTCAGTACTGATGTAATCGTGCTGATGGCGCAACGGTAA
- the leuB gene encoding 3-isopropylmalate dehydrogenase has product MSKQILILPGDGIGPEIMAEAVKVLELANDKYSLGFELSHDVIGGAAIDKHGVPLADETLDRARAADAVLLGAVGGPKWDAIERDIRPERGLLKIRAQLGLFGNLRPAILYPQLADASSLKPEIVAGLDILIVRELTGGIYFGAPRGTRELENGERQAYDTLPYSESEIRRIARVGFDMAMVRGKKLCSVDKANVLASSQLWREVVGQVAKDYPQVELSHMYVDNAAMQLVRAPKQFDVIVTDNLFGDILSDEASMLTGSIGMLPSASLDANNKGMYEPCHGSAPDIAGKGIANPLATILSVSMMLRYSFNLHEAADAIEKAVSVVLDQGLRTGDIFSAGCTKVGTQEMGDAVVAALRNL; this is encoded by the coding sequence ATGAGCAAGCAGATTCTGATTCTCCCAGGTGATGGTATTGGTCCGGAAATCATGGCCGAAGCGGTCAAGGTGCTGGAGCTTGCCAACGACAAGTACAGCCTGGGCTTCGAGCTGAGCCATGACGTGATCGGTGGTGCCGCCATCGACAAGCACGGCGTGCCGCTGGCTGACGAAACCCTCGACCGTGCCCGCGCTGCCGATGCCGTGCTGCTGGGCGCTGTCGGTGGCCCGAAATGGGACGCCATCGAGCGCGACATCCGTCCTGAACGCGGTCTGCTGAAAATCCGTGCGCAACTGGGCCTGTTCGGCAACCTGCGTCCGGCGATTCTCTATCCGCAACTGGCCGATGCTTCTAGCCTCAAGCCGGAAATCGTTGCCGGTCTGGACATCCTGATCGTTCGTGAGCTGACCGGCGGCATTTACTTCGGCGCGCCACGTGGCACTCGCGAGCTGGAAAACGGCGAGCGCCAGGCCTACGACACCCTGCCGTACAGCGAAAGCGAAATCCGCCGCATCGCCCGTGTCGGTTTCGACATGGCCATGGTCCGTGGCAAGAAACTGTGCTCGGTGGACAAGGCCAACGTGTTGGCGTCCAGCCAGCTGTGGCGTGAAGTGGTCGGGCAAGTGGCCAAGGATTACCCGCAAGTCGAACTGAGCCACATGTACGTCGACAACGCCGCCATGCAACTGGTGCGTGCGCCGAAGCAATTTGACGTGATCGTTACCGACAACCTGTTCGGCGACATCCTGTCCGACGAAGCGTCGATGCTCACCGGCTCCATCGGCATGCTGCCGTCGGCCTCGCTGGATGCCAACAACAAGGGCATGTATGAGCCTTGCCACGGTTCGGCGCCGGACATTGCCGGTAAAGGTATTGCCAACCCGTTGGCGACCATTCTGTCGGTGTCGATGATGCTGCGTTACAGCTTCAATCTGCACGAAGCAGCCGATGCCATCGAGAAAGCCGTCAGCGTCGTGCTCGATCAAGGGCTGCGTACTGGCGACATCTTCTCGGCCGGTTGCACTAAAGTCGGTACGCAGGAAATGGGCGACGCAGTAGTCGCCGCGCTGCGGAATCTGTAA
- the asd gene encoding aspartate-semialdehyde dehydrogenase, which yields MKRVGLIGWRGMVGSVLMQRMLEEQDFDLIEPVFFTTSNVGGQGPSVGKDIAPLKDAYSIEELKTLDVILTCQGGDYTSEVFPKLREAGWQGYWIDAASSLRMNDDAVIILDPVNRKVIDQQLDAGTKNYIGGNCTVSLMLMGLGGLFEAGLVEWMSAMTYQAASGAGAQNMRELIKQMGATHAAVADQLADPASAILDIDRRVADAMRSEAYPTENFGVPLAGSLIPWIDKELPNGQSREEWKAQAETNKILGRFKSPIPVDGICVRIGAMRCHSQALTIKLNKDVPIADIEGLISQHNPWVKLVPNQREISMQELSPTKVTGTLNVPVGRLRKLNMGTQYLGAFTVGDQLLWGAAEPLRRMLRILLER from the coding sequence ATGAAACGTGTAGGTCTGATCGGTTGGCGCGGTATGGTCGGTTCCGTGCTCATGCAGCGGATGCTGGAAGAGCAGGATTTCGATCTTATCGAGCCGGTGTTTTTCACCACTTCCAATGTCGGTGGCCAAGGCCCGTCCGTGGGCAAGGACATTGCTCCGCTCAAGGACGCTTACAGCATTGAAGAGCTGAAGACCCTCGACGTGATCCTGACCTGCCAGGGCGGCGACTACACCAGCGAAGTGTTCCCCAAGCTGCGTGAGGCCGGTTGGCAGGGTTACTGGATCGACGCGGCCTCGAGCCTGCGCATGAACGATGACGCGGTCATCATTCTCGATCCGGTCAACCGCAAGGTCATCGACCAGCAACTGGACGCAGGCACCAAGAACTACATCGGCGGCAACTGCACCGTCAGCCTGATGCTGATGGGCCTGGGCGGTCTGTTCGAAGCCGGTCTGGTCGAGTGGATGAGCGCCATGACTTATCAGGCGGCTTCCGGTGCCGGCGCGCAGAACATGCGTGAACTGATCAAGCAAATGGGCGCGACTCACGCTGCCGTTGCTGATCAACTGGCCGATCCGGCCAGCGCGATCCTCGACATCGACCGTCGTGTGGCCGACGCCATGCGCAGCGAAGCGTACCCGACCGAGAACTTCGGCGTGCCGCTGGCCGGCAGCCTGATCCCGTGGATCGACAAGGAACTGCCGAACGGTCAGAGCCGCGAAGAGTGGAAAGCCCAGGCCGAGACCAACAAGATTCTGGGTCGCTTCAAAAGCCCGATCCCGGTCGACGGCATCTGCGTGCGCATCGGCGCCATGCGTTGCCACAGCCAGGCGCTGACCATCAAGCTGAACAAAGACGTGCCGATCGCCGACATCGAAGGGCTGATCAGTCAGCACAATCCTTGGGTCAAACTGGTGCCGAACCAGCGCGAAATCAGCATGCAGGAGCTGAGCCCGACCAAGGTGACTGGCACCCTGAATGTTCCGGTGGGGCGTCTGCGCAAGCTGAACATGGGCACCCAGTATCTGGGCGCCTTCACCGTCGGCGACCAACTGCTGTGGGGCGCGGCCGAACCGCTGCGTCGCATGCTGCGGATTTTGCTGGAGCGTTGA
- a CDS encoding aspartate-semialdehyde dehydrogenase, whose amino-acid sequence MTQTLDIAVIGATGTVGETLVQILEERDFPVGNLHLLASSESAGSSVLYRNKNVRVREVDEFDFSKVKLVFFAAGPAITLSYAARAHAAGCSLIDLSGALPADQAPQVVPEANAAVLAGLKAPFQVSSPSPSATSLAVVLAPLLELIDLQYVNVTANLAVSAQGREAVTELARQTAELLNMRPLEPTFFDRQMAFNLLAQVGTPDAQGHTLLEKRLVRELRQVLAQPLLKISATCVQAPVFFGDSFSVTLQSAQAVDLVKVNAALEDAPGIELVEAGDYPTAVGDAVGQDVVYVGRVRNGVDDPAELNLWLTSDNVRKGAALNAVQVAELLIKDLL is encoded by the coding sequence ATGACCCAGACCCTAGATATTGCCGTGATCGGCGCCACCGGTACTGTCGGCGAAACCCTCGTACAGATTCTCGAAGAGCGCGACTTCCCGGTCGGCAACCTGCACCTGCTGGCCAGCAGCGAATCCGCCGGCAGTTCCGTGCTGTACCGCAACAAGAACGTACGCGTGCGCGAAGTCGATGAGTTCGATTTCAGCAAGGTCAAACTGGTGTTTTTCGCTGCCGGTCCAGCCATCACCCTGAGCTACGCTGCCCGCGCCCATGCTGCCGGCTGCTCGCTGATCGACCTGTCGGGCGCCTTGCCGGCCGATCAGGCGCCGCAAGTGGTGCCGGAAGCCAACGCCGCTGTGCTCGCCGGTTTGAAAGCGCCGTTTCAGGTCAGCAGCCCCAGCCCGTCGGCCACTTCGCTCGCCGTAGTGTTGGCGCCGCTGCTTGAGCTGATCGATCTGCAGTACGTCAACGTCACCGCCAATCTCGCCGTTTCCGCCCAGGGTCGCGAAGCCGTCACCGAGCTGGCACGTCAAACAGCCGAGCTGCTTAATATGCGCCCGCTGGAGCCAACCTTCTTTGATCGCCAGATGGCGTTTAACCTGTTGGCGCAGGTCGGCACGCCTGATGCGCAGGGCCACACGCTGCTGGAAAAACGTCTGGTGCGCGAGCTGCGCCAGGTGCTGGCGCAGCCTTTATTAAAGATTTCCGCAACTTGCGTTCAAGCCCCGGTGTTTTTTGGCGATAGCTTTAGCGTGACCTTGCAGTCAGCGCAGGCTGTCGACCTGGTAAAGGTCAATGCCGCGCTGGAAGATGCGCCGGGTATCGAACTGGTCGAGGCGGGTGATTATCCGACGGCGGTCGGCGATGCGGTGGGGCAGGACGTTGTCTATGTCGGTCGCGTGCGCAACGGTGTCGATGACCCGGCGGAACTTAATCTGTGGCTGACGTCAGATAACGTACGTAAAGGCGCGGCCCTTAACGCTGTGCAGGTGGCTGAATTGTTGATAAAAGACCTGCTGTAA